The Solanum dulcamara chromosome 6, daSolDulc1.2, whole genome shotgun sequence genome contains the following window.
AGACATATATTTGTGCCAAAAAGCAAAGTAAATGCATATATTCAAGATTAATTTTTGGCACTTTTGCCAAATAAAAATGTACCAAGCCCTAACTCTGGGAAACAAAACATGGCAGTTTCTTTCATAGTAAAAGCTTCAATCCAGCTTCATTGTCGAGCCATTGTCATCCCCTGGTTAGCTATTTCCCTCACTTGTGGGTTtacattaaattatttatactaGCAGCTGCAACTATGTTTGCTAGAGCTCTGTTGATGTATAGTATAGTATTTTTATAAGCTGACATTCCTTTCAAGTGCTTCTGTGATTCTGTAAAATGGGTTGGTTAAGAAAAGATTTAATTTTTGTGGCAAAAATGACCATAGAAAAGATAACACCTGTTTATTGTCCAAATTATCGAAAATGGGTACTTGTGTTATGTTGGGTTTTTAAGCAAAGGTTTGATCTTTAGGACAAATATGACCATAGGAAGAGATTACAGTAGCTAGTTCTCCAAATTCTTGAAATGGGTACTTGTGTGAGTGGATTTAGTGAAGAAAAGGTTTAATTTTTTATGGCAAAAATTACCATAGAAAAGATGACAGCAGTTTATTATCCAAATTGTCGAAAATGGGTACTTGTATTTTGCTGGGTTTTTAAGGAAAGGTTTGATCTTTAGGACAAATATGACCATAGGAAGAGATTACAGCAGTTCATTCTCCAAATTCTTGAAACGGGTACTTGTGTGTGTGGATTTAGTGAAGTAAAGGTTTGATTTTTAGGACAAATGTGACCATCGAAACGATTATTCCAGTTCAATCTCCAAAATATCGAAAATGGGTACTTGTCTTATGTTGAGTTTTAAGCTAAGGTTTGATCTTTGATGATCATAGGAAGAGATTACAGCAGTTCATTCTCCAAATTCTTGAAATGGGTACTTTGTGTGTGGACTTAGTGAAGAAaaggtttgattttttttaggccaaatgttgtcataaaaaataatatcacaGTTCATTGTCTAAATTATCGAAATGGGTACTTGTGTTACGTGGTTTTTTTAAGAAAAGGTTTGATCTTTAGGACAAACATGAACTTAGGAAGAGATAACAACAGCTCATTCTCTATATTCTTGAAATAGGTACTTGTGTGagtggatttttgaagaaaaggtTTGATTTTTAGGCCAGATGTGACCATTGAAAAGATTATTACAGTTCATTCTCCAAATTAGATTCTTGTGTTATGTGAATTTGTTAAGAAAAGGTTTGATTTTTAAGACAAACATGACCATTTAACTAAAAGATTACAgctgtttattttcaaaattcttgAAATGGTTACTTGTGTTACGTGGATCTGTTAATTTGACCATAGAAAAGATTTGGGCAGTTCATTCTTCAACTTCTCAAAATGAGTACTTGTATTACGTGGATTTGTTaagcaaattttaaatttatagtgCAAACCTGGACATAGAAAATATCTAAGCAGTTTGTTCtcaaaattcttgaaattggTACTTGCGTCTAATGGTTTGGCTTAGCAAAGGTTTGATATTTAGGGTAAATATGGCCATGAAAATATTACAGTTCATACGCAGTTTATTGAAATGAGCATATAACTATGGTTGGCTTTATATGTATGttactccaaaaaaaaaatggtttGTTTTagtatgatatgaatatatgatTATTAGGGTGCAGAAGTTCAGTGCCGTAAGCTGCTCCCGAGGCAGAGATTATAGCATTTCTCCAGTCAGGCACATTCCCAAGAGATCTAATGAATGCCAAGAGTCAGAAACTGCTTTGCCAAAGAAGCACTTTTTGGACATAGAAAAACACACTTTCTTAAACGGGAATATTCAGGAAACTGAATTTTCTGTCGGTGGTGGGTCGAAGTATGGAGATATACCTTTTCATTCCAAGTCTCAAAATCATAAACAAAAGCTTATAACCAGCCTAGATGATGAGGTCGAATTGGGTATGGTTGAGTTCATCCACATCTCTGTTGTTTTTTTACCTGTAGTGGAAactcaaattaaaataagagGCTGAATATGGAATTTCAGGGAAGGAAGATGAAGTTGATGAAGATTTTGTACTTGAACATGGTATAGCTGAAACTGATAAAGCTAGGCAAGATGCTGAAACAATCGCAGTTCGATTACTTGCTTCAAGGTTAGAATGTTAAATGTCTCGTCTCTCTCTATCTGGTCGTTATTTATTTGCTGTCAACTATTACTAGCTCATTGCACTGATCTTATTTGCAACCTGAAGGTTGAAGGCTGAGTTTTATACCAGATGGATAAATAAAACATGCATCTCCTTAATTATATACGGGCATACCTCATAGAGTTGTGTGAGCGTTGATTTCACTTAGAAAAAGATGTGTGAACGATGAAACTGTTAAGACCTTTGTTGATGCACGTGAATTAACTTTCCAACCACTAAAACTAAGAAAAGAGGCCCTTAGACTGATGCAAAGAGAGCCACTTTTGATGCATGCTTTTGTACTGTGCAGAGCACTTACGGCTGTAGAGCTGAAGAAGAAACTCCTGGGAAGAAAGTTTACACTCAATATTGTTAATGCTGTAATAACAGATTTCCATACCAGGTAAACCAAACTGGAATCTGGATGTTTCCATCATAGTTGTCAACCATGTCTTCGATAACACAGAAATGTTATTTCAAGTCTCAGTTTCATTTTGGCTATTGGTGCTCATTTGTTACTTGTTCACCTACATGTTTCTATTGTTATCTAGAGTGACGTGCTACACTTAAACATGCTAAagggaaaattgaagaacataGTGCGATAGGTTTTGTGTCATTTATGAATTTGTATTTCATTGATCCATCTTAATTTCACCATAATTGGCCTCATCTGGATTTGTTCTGTGTGTTACTCTAGGGGTTTAATCAATGACAGTCTGTATGCTGAAATGTTTTCTCGGTCCAGATGGTCTTCCTCAAGTTGGGGTCCGCGACGAATTAAGCAAGTAAATTTTCCTCTTTGGTAACTGCTTCACTGATTGATATTTTGAGCctactttttttattcttttgtaTAGAGTCAATTGGTTGTATGGTTAATAATATGATTCTCACCTActatttctcttttcctttttttttctcttccaaacTTGGTTTTCATCAGGCTAGTGATGTATAGTAGTAGCTAAATCACTAGCTGAAATTCCCCTGGATAATCTGAATTTTCCTTTTCCCCTGGTTTGTGCCCATTCATTAGGAGCATATGAGAGCGTATATGTTTCTTGCTGCATCCTAAGTTGAATACTtgacaaaaagaaataaaaaatgttGACATCATAGTGGAGCGCAATTATGGAAGTAGTCGTTTTATTTTGCTATTCCAACCATCTGGTAGCTGACTCCAACTTGTTTGTGACTGAGGCATTGTTGTATTCCAACCATCTGGTGCTTTATTCGTTTTCTTGAGTAGTTACACTCTTATTCATTTCTTCTGCCCTGCGTTTTGTTAACTTTGGTTTTATTTTGCTTTTGTTAGAACCCCATTGAATGGCCTTGTTGTTTTTTGTATTAGGCCTTGATCAAGAAGGGCGTAAGCGAAGTGGATGCAGACAATGCCATAAAAATGGTCTTCAAGAATGACGAAGCTGATGAGGAGCAAGAATCAAGAGAATCAGGGCATGCTATATCAAAACCTTCTCTGGATCAATTGTTTGTCCAGTCATCTAAACAGTGGCTTAAAGGGCAGGGTGTGCCTAGAGAAAAACGTAAAGCAAGGATTATTCGTTGGCTTCAGTACCGTGGCTTTGATTGGAGTGTGGTTAGTTTCATACTCAAGAAGTTAGAATCCAGCTATCCTCAATAGAGCCCCTTTACTCAGCGAAGGAGATTATGATGATCTGTTTGATGTTGCCATAGCTGGATGTGGTAGACAAGAGCTACGGTTACTACTGTAAAATGGCCCTTAGTAGAAGTACAAGAAACTGGATCGGTTAATCGGTCTATTTTTCCCATCTCAAAAATAGTTTGAAGTGTTGAGATCAACACAGAAGGCGCGTTGTGTGAGTAATAACTTCACCTTGCAGAATTCAAGAGCCCTGAAGTCTTTGTTGTATCAGGAAATGAACAGTTTCACTGGGAGTACTTGTATATGTTGTGCCACATTAACCAGATTGTAAAAAAGAATGCTTCCATTTTCAACTCTATGTTTTACCCCGGGTTTAGGTCTAGCGGTAAGAGTGCAGTGCGTGATGTGTGGATTAGACATACGTCACAAGTTTAAATCCTTTCATAGACAAACTTGATATATAAGTGAAGAAGAGTAGAGGGGTGTGTTCATTATCTGTTGAGTTtctaactatgtgccaccagtCCTCGGGATTTCTTGATTATCGAAAAATTTAACTTTATGTTTTCTgcttatttttcatatattaatagacaataataaattttcaaatagTTTCTTTTTGTAGTCATCCTTGATTTGAGTTATTCTGTCCATTCTGCATGTTTGGTTGTGGTATTTATTTACTCATTATTTTCCCTTGGATAAATTCAAGATCCATAAAAAGGTAATAGCTCCCTATCAAGATATTTTCATACCAAGGACTCAGACTCTAGATCTGGCTATATGAAACAGTTTTCAAGCAAATGGTATCATGGTTTTACATAAAATCCCACATTATGGGGgtaaattccaaattgaaatCTAAGTTATGTGACATTCATCCCCAACCCACTAGCCTACTAATTGCTTATAAAAGCTTCTCTCATAAATCACATGGTCATGTGATGGGGCCAACTCATAGTTGGTAGCTTGACTATTTCTTGCAAGACAATTGGGAATCTTTATTTGCATTCAATAAATTCTAGCTACATAATTCCAAGACCGCCCCCCCTCCCCCCACACCCAACCCAACCAATGATTGAATCACTTCCCACATGTCTCCACAATTTCTTAACCCTCAAAGtacttttaataaatatggtGTCTAGGCCAGCATGCGCATAATTATTTAATCAAAAatctattactttttatcaACTCGCTTACTAAGGCTTACGCTGATGAGAAAATAACATAGAAATAGTGCCCACTAGCTATATTTTAGtctgagtctttgagaaatagTCATTATGGTAGAGTTACAAATTTCACGAGTGAAACTTTGTAACAATGTCCTGAAATTTGAAGCGCCATGAAAATAGAGTGGTTAGTCATTGGCAACTTTCCAAGTGTGATTTCTATCTTACGTGTGGTCGTGCCCAAGGACATATCGTTTGAAGTACATTCTTTTTTTGATCAATTCTCAAACGGTAGAAGCTTCTTCCAAAGCAAATTCTCTTAAGTGAGCAGTCATTTGAATTTCCATTTATATTAGCATGCCTCATTGGCTAACAAAGTTGGTAAGTATAGAATACTAATTGGTATGTAAAAAGTCTACCAATTTCAGATAATGATGAACAGTGTGATCTTTTCACTCTATAATGCTAATGCTAAATTAAGAACTCCCTTTACAGGATACATGATTTAGgaatgaaaatgattttcctTAAAATCTATAGCCTGATCTAACTCATAATGCTAATAAAACATGCTATATTCACAAATTTGTTCACTATGTTGATGCCTTATTTGGAGATAGAGTTATCAGAAAATACAAAAGAGCAGCTACAAGATATTTGGGAATCCACATTCTTGGTGCCAGGTGATTTTGGTAGAGCTGTTACACTTGCATTTTTCTTCAACAAGTCGGATTCGGACACAACAGGATCAACATTCCGAATTTCCTTGAGCATGGCTACAACATCCCTCATCATCGGACGATCATCAGCTTTTGTGCTCACACACAGGAATGAAACAGCTAAAGTTTGCATCATTTCATGCATCTCAGGGTCAGCCCTGCCTCTAAGCTTTGGATCAAGAATGTCATTTGGATCGCACTTGCTTTGTAGGTGATTGCGTACCCATTGTACTAAGTGTGCACCCCTGGGCAATGTTGGGTCCAATGGATGCCTTCCTGTTAGTACCTCCAAGAGGACCACACCAAAGCTGTATACATCACTCTTTTCTGTGATCCGTTGCATCGAAGCATGTTCTGTGGACACATAATAAGTCTGTCAATTCAAGAAAAGTTGATGCAACTAATTAAGCTGAGATAATGAGTATCTTTTGTATTGTGAGGATTCATCATAAATTGACTAGTCTTATGTTCGATTTCAGCTAGCTGAGATAATGAGTACTACAACAACGATATCTTTTGTATTGTGAGAATTCATCACAAACTGACTAGTTTTACGTTCTCTATCAGCAATCTGAGATAATGAGTAAAAATGCAAGTAAAAATAATTACCTGGAGCCATATATCCATAGGAACCAGCAAGATGAGGCCTTTGGCTCTCCTTTAACAAATTTGCATCAACATCACTGTTGACAATCCTTGCCAGCCCGAAATCGGCCAGGTAAGGCTCCATTCTAGGACCTAACAATACATTCATTGCTTTGACATCTCCATGCATTATAGGGGGTACACAGTCATGATGCAAGTATGCAAGAGCATGAGCTACTCCAAGGACTACATCAAATCTGTTCTCCCATTCTGCTGCTCCTTTGCCAACACCATGGAGCAATGAGCTCAAACTCCCATTGGGAAGGTAGTCATAGAACAGAAGTTTCATGTTCTGGTTTGAAGCCCAACCGAGGAGGCGTACTATATTCTTGTGCCGGATTGAACCAAGGGTTTGAATTTCTGAACCAAATGCTCCTGATTCCTCTGATGACCACATTTTCTTGACTGCTAAAGTCGCCCCATTTTCGGTCATTATTCTGTATACAACCCCAGAGCTCCCAGTGCCAATGACATTAGCTGATGTTAGATTATGAACAATATCATCTATCGAAAAATCCAACTTCTGGTAAAGTGTCATTTCCCAAGTATCAACTTCTGGTTCATACTTGGCCGCCATTCGCATCCTGATCAACGTGCAAATGGCTAGCAGAACCAGCACAGCACTTATACTAACAAGGATTGACATAGCAAGCTTCATGGTGGATTTGGCATGTCCAGCAGGCCCTGTTTGAATCACGTCCCCTCCAGAAATGTAAAGAGCTTGGTTTCCAGTAAGATCACTCAAAGGAAGTTTATGAAAGAATGGAGTATTGGGAAGTTTTCCATAGAAGTCATTGAATGATATGTTGAGTGAAACAAGGTTTTGAAGGTTTGTGAGAACGTCTAAATTTCCCGAGAGTTTGTTGTGGGAAAGATCAAGGTTTCCTAGTTTGCTAAGACCAGAAAACTCACTTGGAATCACTCCTGTCAATTGGTTACAGCTAAGGTTAAGAGAGATTTCAAGAGATGGTATTTGACCCAACTCTTTAGGTATTTCGCCTGATAAACCATTGTACCCGAGATCTAACAGCTGAAGCTTACTGCAAGAAACTATCTCAGCTGGAATTCTACCAGAAAGTTGATTCTTCCCAAGATTCAATTTTGTTAATTCTGTTAAAGAACCAACACTTGGACTTAACGAACCCGTAAGCCTGTTGTCTGAAATGTCCACATACTGTAGACTCCCAGGCAGTTTCTCTGGCAAAGAACCAGTGACCGCGTTCGAATGGAGATCAAGAAACTCAAGATTTTGACATCCTGATATTGATGAAGGAATTTCTCCCATAAAGTGATTGCCACTCATGTCAAGGAAATTCAAACTTCTTAAGTTTCCTATTTCTGATGGAACAGTACCCCCTAGCCTATTGTTATTCACTCTAAATCTATACAAATTTGTGCAGTTTCCAACATCAGTTGGTATAAAACCAGACAAATCATTGGAAAGAAGCAACAACTTTGTTAGATTTTTCAAACCAAAGATTTCTTTTGGTATGGAACCAAAAAGATTATTGTAAGAAAGGTCTAGAGCCTGAAGATTCTCACAGTTAGATAATGAAACAGGAATTTCACCTGTCAAATTATTTTGCCAAGCAAAGAATAAAGTCAAGCTCTTTAAGTTTCCTATTTCATTAGGAATCTCCCCTGATATACCATTGTTGTCAACTTCCAAATGAGACAATTTAGTACAATTTGATATTTCAGTAGGTATTGTACCTGATAACTTATTGACACTCAACTGCAACACTTCAAGATTTGAAAGTCCACCAAAGCTTGTAGGAATACTGCCTGTTAAGAGATTCTCAGATAAGTCAATAACTGTGATATCCTTACAATTCCCAAGCTCATTTGGAATCACACCAACTATACTATTCTGCCAAAGCAACAAACTTTGGAGCTTCCTGAGCTCCCCTATACTCCTAGGAATCGAACCGGAGATCGAATTCTGATACAAGTACAAGTTCTGTAGTTCACTACAATTCCCAATCTCTTCTGGAATTGGTCCAGACAAAAGAGCTGTATAAATTGCAATTGTCTGAATCATTTTCAGGTTTCCAATTGACACCGGCAAATTCCCTGAAATGCTTGTTTCAGCAAGGCCTAAAAAAACCAAGTTGAAGCAGTTTCCAATCTCAAAAGGGAGTTCCCCTTTAAGATTTTGATTCCCTCCAGCTCTAAATTCCTCAAGATTACTCAACTTTCCAATACCCTTTGGAATTTCACCACTAAGTTGATTGTCATAAATCAAGAACTTCTTGAGATTGGACAAATTCCCAATGTCTGATGGAATATCAccttcaagaaaatttgaactaaGAGATAAAGTTTGAAGCTTTTGAAGCTGACAAAGTTCATGTGGAATGACACCAGTGATTGAATTATCACTTATATCAATGAACTTAAGTTCAAGATAATCTCCAAACTCTTTTGGGATTGGACCACTAAGATTAACAGATGAAAGAACAAGAGTGTTCAAGAATTTGAGTGGCTGAAAATTTGAAGGCAATGACCCTTGTAAATCAACTGATTTTAGATTTATACTAACAACATGACCATTGGAATTGCAGTTTATGCCAAACCAGTTACAAGGACTTTTATCTAAGGAATCCCATGTTGTTAAAACATCATTGGAACTCATGTTTAATGTTTTTTTCCATGCAAGAAGTGTTTGACTTTGTACATCAATTGAATAACAAGAAGAGAGGAAAAGAGTGTTTAAGGagaaaagtaaaagaagaagataaggaTTTCTTGAAGGAGCAGACATTGCTTGCTGCTGCTAagaggaaagaagaagaagaagagagaaagttGAGTACTTTGGGATTGTAAAGGGGTGAACCCCATGTTTTGTTTATAGAGGAAAAACAGAAGAAGATCTGGATCCAAGAGCACTTTCaatttttctattattattattattgcacTTTGGTGATGGTTGTTAATTCAGAGTAGATGATGCAGATGGCTTCATTTggctttatttattcatttattaatGTTTATATCAATACCATCTTTTTATCTTTCTTtggtttctttttcaaaaacttGCTTGGTTTTAGTATTGTTctctttgtttcttttgttaGTCTTTAATCTACGTTATTcggattttttttaaatgttatttttctaattttaatttacgtgatttatttttcttttagttagtttcaataatttaactttaaaatattcattttatcctaataaaataatttatatttagatcgcaaatttcaaaagtctttctaattttcttaaatttcgtaTCAAGACAAACTAcctcatataaattgagacggaAAAAGTATCTTTTTTGTGAGTACTTTACTCTTGACTTAGACCATATATCTAAAAAGATCCTTCTCTTGGTCATTTCACACGTTGTCTAGTAGAGACGTGATTATTTGAAGTGAATTTTAGTATCGAACATGTTGTGCCCCTCTGGCGGGGTATGTATTATATCACCTAtacatacactatttttgaAGAATTCCGTTATGTTACGTACccttcaatattttaaaaaattctgaGCAACGTAAGTTTGAACTGTATTGCCTAAAGGGGAACAAATTAATGCTGGTTTTAAATGTGTAATTATcatttccctttctttttaGTTGTATAGTTAATGTCTGATTTTGAAATGAGGATTCTTGATAGCTATGAGGCCAGCACCAATACAAATAATAACTC
Protein-coding sequences here:
- the LOC129893232 gene encoding uncharacterized protein LOC129893232, yielding MAVSFIVKASIQLHCRAIVIPWVQKFSAVSCSRGRDYSISPVRHIPKRSNECQESETALPKKHFLDIEKHTFLNGNIQETEFSVGGGSKYGDIPFHSKSQNHKQKLITSLDDEVELGKEDEVDEDFVLEHGIAETDKARQDAETIAVRLLASRALTAVELKKKLLGRKFTLNIVNAVITDFHTRGLINDSLYAEMFSRSRWSSSSWGPRRIKQALIKKGVSEVDADNAIKMVFKNDEADEEQESRESGHAISKPSLDQLFVQSSKQWLKGQGVPREKRKARIIRWLQYRGFDWSVVSFILKKLESSYPQ
- the LOC129892632 gene encoding LRR receptor-like serine/threonine-protein kinase RGI3, giving the protein MSAPSRNPYLLLLLFSLNTLFLSSCYSIDVQSQTLLAWKKTLNMSSNDVLTTWDSLDKSPCNWFGINCNSNGHVVSINLKSVDLQGSLPSNFQPLKFLNTLVLSSVNLSGPIPKEFGDYLELKFIDISDNSITGVIPHELCQLQKLQTLSLSSNFLEGDIPSDIGNLSNLKKFLIYDNQLSGEIPKGIGKLSNLEEFRAGGNQNLKGELPFEIGNCFNLVFLGLAETSISGNLPVSIGNLKMIQTIAIYTALLSGPIPEEIGNCSELQNLYLYQNSISGSIPRSIGELRKLQSLLLWQNSIVGVIPNELGNCKDITVIDLSENLLTGSIPTSFGGLSNLEVLQLSVNKLSGTIPTEISNCTKLSHLEVDNNGISGEIPNEIGNLKSLTLFFAWQNNLTGEIPVSLSNCENLQALDLSYNNLFGSIPKEIFGLKNLTKLLLLSNDLSGFIPTDVGNCTNLYRFRVNNNRLGGTVPSEIGNLRSLNFLDMSGNHFMGEIPSSISGCQNLEFLDLHSNAVTGSLPEKLPGSLQYVDISDNRLTGSLSPSVGSLTELTKLNLGKNQLSGRIPAEIVSCSKLQLLDLGYNGLSGEIPKELGQIPSLEISLNLSCNQLTGVIPSEFSGLSKLGNLDLSHNKLSGNLDVLTNLQNLVSLNISFNDFYGKLPNTPFFHKLPLSDLTGNQALYISGGDVIQTGPAGHAKSTMKLAMSILVSISAVLVLLAICTLIRMRMAAKYEPEVDTWEMTLYQKLDFSIDDIVHNLTSANVIGTGSSGVVYRIMTENGATLAVKKMWSSEESGAFGSEIQTLGSIRHKNIVRLLGWASNQNMKLLFYDYLPNGSLSSLLHGVGKGAAEWENRFDVVLGVAHALAYLHHDCVPPIMHGDVKAMNVLLGPRMEPYLADFGLARIVNSDVDANLLKESQRPHLAGSYGYMAPEHASMQRITEKSDVYSFGVVLLEVLTGRHPLDPTLPRGAHLVQWVRNHLQSKCDPNDILDPKLRGRADPEMHEMMQTLAVSFLCVSTKADDRPMMRDVVAMLKEIRNVDPVVSESDLLKKNASVTALPKSPGTKNVDSQISCSCSFVFSDNSISK